A window from Photobacterium leiognathi encodes these proteins:
- a CDS encoding ATP-binding protein: MNWKSLWSKSLVSRTLWLTLLAVFLAQIIATSIWYTQSKKRDLEGLRSTSASMATMFASTVNFFQSLPLEYRHIVLEQLRNMGGTRFFVSFNEEEINIAPIKNTEQKETAVSVFKTVLHDKLPKLPNIQVEFSRPETLHVLKNDVLLSDLPRSWVHNTLSLEPLNPPILVVQIELDKNQWLYIAALLPAPYMMLKDEIVTRQQFIFLTFSTLLLLLFTYIMVRKQTRPLKQLADAANSLSLDIYQPPLKEQGASELVTATQAFNRMQLRLRKYIEDREQLFSSISHDLKTPITRLRLRAELIDDDEKIDKFNHDLDELEMMVKGALQCVKETDLHENLTDVDIEHLLTSIAESHNHHGIKVTLPTDPILPITAKPLALKRCLSNLIDNGVKYGESVVVATIDSSEQLIITIHDQGNGISEDKLKAVFEPYVRLATDSNGHGLGMGISRNIIRAHGGKLTIKNSIKGGLLVTVVLPRLLKNA; the protein is encoded by the coding sequence ATGAATTGGAAGTCATTGTGGTCAAAATCCTTGGTATCTCGCACCTTGTGGTTAACCTTATTGGCTGTTTTTCTTGCTCAAATCATTGCGACGAGCATTTGGTATACCCAATCTAAAAAACGTGATCTAGAGGGGTTACGATCCACTTCTGCCAGTATGGCAACCATGTTTGCCTCGACGGTGAATTTCTTCCAATCGTTACCGTTAGAGTATCGTCATATTGTTCTTGAACAGTTACGTAATATGGGCGGAACGCGTTTTTTCGTCTCGTTTAACGAAGAAGAAATTAATATTGCGCCAATAAAAAATACCGAGCAAAAGGAAACGGCGGTTTCGGTATTTAAAACCGTGCTACATGATAAGCTGCCTAAACTTCCTAATATTCAGGTGGAGTTCTCACGCCCAGAAACCTTACACGTTTTAAAAAATGATGTGTTACTGTCAGATTTACCACGTTCTTGGGTGCATAACACCTTAAGTTTAGAGCCGTTAAATCCTCCGATCTTAGTAGTGCAAATTGAGCTAGATAAAAATCAGTGGCTATATATTGCAGCCTTACTACCTGCGCCATACATGATGTTGAAAGATGAGATCGTTACTCGTCAGCAATTTATCTTTTTAACCTTTAGTACCTTATTGCTGCTGTTGTTTACCTACATTATGGTGCGTAAACAAACTCGACCATTAAAGCAGTTAGCTGATGCCGCAAATTCATTAAGTCTTGATATTTATCAGCCGCCACTGAAAGAGCAAGGGGCGAGCGAGTTAGTCACAGCAACACAAGCGTTTAACCGCATGCAGCTGCGTTTGAGGAAATATATTGAAGACAGAGAACAGTTGTTTTCCTCCATTTCCCATGATTTGAAAACCCCGATCACCCGCTTACGTTTGCGCGCTGAACTGATTGATGATGATGAGAAAATCGATAAGTTTAATCATGATCTTGATGAGTTAGAGATGATGGTAAAAGGGGCACTGCAATGTGTGAAAGAGACCGATTTGCATGAAAACCTGACAGATGTAGATATTGAACACTTACTCACAAGTATTGCTGAATCGCACAATCATCATGGTATTAAAGTGACTTTGCCTACAGATCCGATTTTACCTATCACAGCGAAGCCATTGGCATTAAAACGCTGTTTAAGTAATTTAATTGATAATGGTGTGAAATACGGCGAAAGCGTGGTGGTCGCTACTATCGATAGTAGTGAGCAGTTAATTATCACCATTCACGATCAAGGTAATGGTATTTCTGAAGATAAACTCAAAGCGGTGTTTGAACCTTATGTCCGTTTAGCGACAGACAGTAATGGGCATGGTTTAGGAATGGGGATTTCACGCAATATTATCCGTGCTCATGGCGGTAAATTAACCATTAAAAACTCCATTAAAGGTGGCTTGTTGGTAACCGTGGTACTGCCTCGCTTATTAAAAAATGCCTGA
- a CDS encoding response regulator, with product MSISKQVLVVDDDKEIRELLEEYLTKNGFEVQTAAEGEEMKRCLTAGYPDLILLDIMMPGDDGFTLCQHIRKSSDVPIIMLTAVSDEMDQIIGLEIGADDYIAKPFSPRQLLARIKALLRRIKPSDVQLSPSVAKFIYFANWRLDTTAHRLLDVQTNEEFELTSGDYSLLMLFVTRPNEILDRDTISCATRGRDAQPSERGIDVALSRLRQRLGDKGRTQRLIKTSRGNGYIFTAEVRYEDQI from the coding sequence ATGAGCATTTCTAAACAAGTTCTTGTCGTGGATGATGACAAAGAAATCCGTGAACTACTGGAGGAGTACCTAACCAAAAATGGTTTTGAGGTACAAACTGCGGCGGAAGGTGAGGAAATGAAACGTTGCCTTACTGCGGGTTATCCAGATTTGATCTTACTGGATATTATGATGCCTGGGGATGACGGCTTTACGTTATGTCAGCATATTCGTAAAAGTTCGGATGTGCCAATCATTATGCTAACCGCAGTGTCTGATGAAATGGATCAGATCATTGGTCTTGAAATTGGTGCCGATGACTATATTGCTAAGCCGTTTAGTCCTCGACAATTGCTGGCGCGAATTAAAGCACTGCTGCGTCGTATAAAACCGTCTGATGTGCAGTTATCACCTTCAGTTGCTAAGTTTATTTATTTTGCGAACTGGCGTTTAGACACCACTGCACACCGTTTACTTGATGTGCAAACAAACGAAGAATTTGAGCTAACAAGCGGTGATTATTCTCTACTAATGTTGTTTGTAACAAGACCTAATGAGATCCTTGATCGTGATACGATCTCGTGCGCGACAAGAGGGCGAGATGCTCAGCCTTCAGAGCGAGGCATTGATGTTGCGTTAAGTCGATTACGTCAGCGTTTGGGTGATAAAGGACGTACACAGCGTTTAATTAAAACCAGTCGTGGTAACGGTTATATTTTTACTGCAGAAGTGCGTTATGAAGATCAAATATGA
- a CDS encoding quaternary amine ABC transporter ATP-binding protein, with protein sequence MISASKQSPLIRVKNLYKVFGPNDKKVVQQVKDGASKDEILAKTGHTVGLSDINLDIFPGEIFVIMGLSGSGKSTLIRHFNRLIDPTEGVIEIEGTDVMSLNEKELQDFRRHKMSMVFQRFGLMPHRTVLQNVGYGLQVQGVSKSEWQNKAKEWLETVGLSGYESSYPANLSGGQQQRVGLARALCTDAEILLMDEAFSALDPLIRSEMQDQLIELQEKLHKTIVFITHDLDEALRLGDRIAILRDGVLVQQGKPVDILLNPADDYVEAFVKDVNRARALTVETVMKPQVVRISAETIGEAVTQMRKAKDDFAYYIDQQGYQGVITQETLDGVKESEYDNAIDASMLEDVPAVSTDALLETVIPETLDSDHPLPVVDADGQVTGRLSRSTLAEVLSEHSNNEASENGVEVIKKAPSKVT encoded by the coding sequence ATGATTTCAGCATCAAAGCAGTCGCCTCTTATCCGAGTTAAAAACCTTTATAAAGTGTTTGGGCCAAACGATAAGAAAGTGGTTCAACAGGTTAAAGATGGTGCATCAAAAGACGAAATCTTAGCAAAAACAGGTCACACAGTTGGCTTAAGTGATATCAATTTAGATATTTTTCCCGGTGAAATTTTTGTGATTATGGGCTTATCAGGTTCAGGTAAATCTACCTTGATCCGACACTTTAATCGCTTAATTGATCCGACTGAAGGTGTTATTGAAATTGAGGGAACTGATGTTATGTCCCTCAATGAAAAAGAGCTTCAAGACTTCCGCCGTCATAAAATGTCGATGGTATTCCAACGTTTTGGCTTAATGCCACACCGAACGGTGCTGCAAAATGTTGGTTATGGTTTACAAGTGCAAGGTGTTAGTAAATCAGAGTGGCAAAATAAAGCTAAAGAGTGGCTAGAAACGGTGGGGCTAAGCGGTTACGAAAGCAGTTACCCTGCCAATCTTTCTGGTGGTCAGCAGCAGCGTGTTGGTTTAGCACGTGCTTTATGTACTGATGCAGAAATCTTGTTAATGGATGAAGCCTTCTCTGCGCTTGATCCACTGATCCGTAGTGAGATGCAAGATCAGTTAATAGAGCTACAAGAAAAGCTCCACAAAACCATTGTCTTTATTACCCACGATTTAGATGAAGCACTTCGATTAGGTGATCGTATCGCCATTCTGCGTGATGGAGTATTGGTGCAACAGGGTAAACCTGTCGATATCTTGCTTAATCCGGCAGATGATTATGTGGAAGCATTCGTTAAAGACGTTAATCGCGCTCGTGCGTTAACAGTTGAAACGGTGATGAAGCCACAAGTGGTGCGTATTTCAGCAGAAACGATCGGTGAAGCTGTTACTCAAATGCGAAAAGCAAAAGATGATTTTGCTTATTACATTGATCAGCAAGGTTACCAAGGCGTGATCACCCAAGAAACATTGGATGGTGTGAAAGAGTCTGAGTACGACAATGCGATTGATGCATCGATGCTGGAAGATGTGCCTGCGGTGTCAACTGACGCACTACTTGAAACGGTGATCCCAGAAACCTTAGACAGCGATCACCCATTACCTGTTGTTGATGCTGATGGACAAGTAACCGGGCGTTTATCACGTTCAACATTGGCTGAAGTATTAAGTGAACACAGCAATAATGAAGCGTCAGAAAATGGTGTTGAAGTTATTAAAAAAGCACCTTCAAAAGTTACTTAG